From Pelotomaculum isophthalicicum JI, one genomic window encodes:
- the nirJ2 gene encoding putative heme d1 biosynthesis radical SAM protein NirJ2, which produces MIVSWNTTNACNMYCRHCYRDAGERSNEELSTKEGLALVDQIAEAGFKIMIFSGGEPLMRDDIYTLLERAKEKGLRPVFGTNGTLISGEVARRLKESGAAAMGISLDSVDPASHDDFRAAPGAWQGAVEGMRACRSVDLPFQVHTTVMEWNLPEVEKLTDFAVDIGAVGHHIFFLVPSGRAVNIEAESLQAAQYEALLRRIMRKQTEVKIELKPTCAPQFMRIAAQLGVKTRFSKGCLAGISYCIVSPGGIVQPCAYLNIPAGNVREKTFGEIWRDSKIFHSLRNGEYKGSCGSCEYKQICGGCRARAYFYHGDYLAEEPWCLYRAEH; this is translated from the coding sequence GTGATAGTATCCTGGAACACCACCAATGCATGCAACATGTACTGCCGGCACTGCTACCGCGACGCCGGGGAAAGGTCAAATGAGGAACTGAGTACAAAAGAAGGCCTGGCGCTGGTAGACCAGATAGCTGAAGCCGGTTTTAAGATCATGATCTTCAGCGGCGGGGAGCCGCTGATGCGCGACGATATATATACGCTGCTAGAGCGGGCGAAGGAAAAAGGACTGAGACCTGTTTTCGGCACCAACGGCACTTTGATCAGCGGGGAAGTGGCCCGGCGGCTCAAGGAATCCGGCGCCGCGGCAATGGGAATCAGCCTGGACAGCGTCGACCCGGCCAGTCATGACGATTTCAGGGCTGCACCGGGGGCATGGCAGGGGGCGGTGGAAGGGATGCGCGCCTGCCGGTCAGTTGATCTTCCTTTTCAGGTCCATACTACCGTGATGGAATGGAATCTGCCGGAAGTAGAGAAATTAACCGACTTCGCGGTAGATATCGGCGCTGTCGGGCATCATATTTTTTTCCTGGTTCCATCCGGCCGCGCTGTCAACATTGAGGCTGAATCATTGCAGGCCGCCCAGTACGAAGCATTGTTGCGCCGCATAATGCGCAAGCAAACTGAGGTTAAGATTGAGTTGAAGCCGACTTGCGCTCCTCAGTTTATGCGGATTGCCGCCCAATTGGGGGTGAAGACACGCTTCAGCAAAGGCTGCCTGGCCGGGATATCTTACTGCATAGTCAGCCCTGGAGGTATCGTCCAGCCGTGCGCCTACCTGAATATCCCGGCCGGTAATGTCCGAGAGAAGACTTTCGGCGAAATCTGGCGCGACTCAAAAATTTTTCATTCATTGAGAAACGGGGAGTACAAAGGAAGCTGCGGCTCCTGTGAGTACAAACAGATCTGTGGCGGCTGCCGGGCCCGCGCTTATTTCTACCACGGCGATTACCTGGCTGAAGAACCGTGGTGTCTTTACCGGGCCGAACACTAA
- the hemB gene encoding porphobilinogen synthase: protein MSFPVQRPRRLRSNEIIRRMVRETALSVDDFLYPVFVTHGEGVARPVEAMPGIYNYSIDRLLEELTEVAGLKIPGVLLFGIPAVKDDLGSEAYARDGIVHEAVRAIKKAFPGLLVVTDICLCEYTSHGHCGVVENGSVLNDPTLELLVKTALSHAAAGADMVAPSDMMDGRVGKIRAALDAQGYENVLIMAYSAKYASAFYGPFREAAGSAPQFGDRKTYQMDPANAGEALREARLDIEEGADIVMVKPALAYLDVIRRVKDETGFPVAAYNVSGEYSMVKAAAQKGWIDERKIVMELLTGIKRAGADIILTYHAKDAAKWLREGE, encoded by the coding sequence ATGTCTTTCCCCGTACAGCGTCCAAGGCGTTTGCGGTCAAATGAAATTATTCGCCGGATGGTACGTGAGACGGCTTTATCCGTGGACGATTTCTTATACCCCGTTTTCGTTACTCACGGGGAGGGCGTTGCCCGGCCTGTCGAGGCTATGCCCGGCATATATAACTACTCGATAGACAGGCTACTGGAGGAACTGACGGAAGTAGCCGGGCTCAAAATACCCGGTGTTCTTCTTTTCGGCATCCCCGCAGTTAAAGATGACCTTGGCTCGGAGGCATATGCCCGCGACGGGATTGTCCATGAAGCGGTGCGGGCAATTAAAAAAGCATTCCCCGGTTTATTGGTTGTAACTGATATATGTCTTTGTGAATACACCAGTCATGGTCATTGCGGAGTGGTTGAGAACGGCAGTGTGTTAAACGACCCGACTCTTGAGTTGCTGGTCAAGACAGCTCTGTCTCATGCCGCGGCGGGGGCGGACATGGTTGCTCCTTCCGATATGATGGACGGACGTGTGGGAAAGATTCGCGCGGCGCTGGATGCCCAAGGATATGAAAATGTTTTAATTATGGCTTACTCCGCCAAGTATGCATCGGCTTTTTACGGACCTTTTCGCGAAGCGGCGGGTTCGGCCCCGCAATTTGGCGACCGCAAGACCTATCAGATGGACCCGGCCAACGCCGGTGAAGCCCTGCGGGAGGCGCGGCTGGATATAGAAGAGGGAGCTGACATCGTCATGGTCAAGCCAGCCCTGGCCTATTTGGATGTGATCCGGCGGGTCAAAGACGAAACCGGTTTTCCGGTGGCGGCGTACAATGTCAGCGGTGAATACAGTATGGTTAAGGCGGCGGCGCAAAAGGGCTGGATCGATGAGCGAAAGATTGTCATGGAGTTACTCACCGGCATTAAACGGGCGGGGGCGGACATTATTCTCACCTACCACGCCAAGGACGCGGCAAAATGGCTGCGGGAAGGGGAATAG
- the nirJ1 gene encoding putative heme d1 biosynthesis radical SAM protein NirJ1, with protein MIGVTKLLCGDEYFGDSLRYSSGAGNQAHGVNAGHGPVVVWNCTRTCNLKCIHCYSTSDAKKYEGELTTGEALRFIDHLAEFNVPVLLISGGEPLLRNDLPELITFAVSKGIRVTLSSNGTLLNEEKAKIFNKLGISYIGVSLDGTGAINDRFRGCGGAFNAALNGIRNCIAVGQRVGLRFTINKHNYHEINDIFDLIEKENIPRVCFYHLVYTGRGSKMVGEDISKDETRAAVNLIIERTADFHRRGLRKEILTVDNHADGIYIYLKLKKTDPARAEQVLTLLRMNGGNRTGMAIGAVDWNGNVHPDQFTQNLTFGNVRDRKFGEIWTDYSQPVLAGLKNRKPLLKGRCAQCKWLDLCNGNFRARAEAVTGDFWEADPACYLTDEEIGLQ; from the coding sequence ATGATCGGCGTTACTAAGCTATTGTGTGGTGATGAATATTTCGGTGACTCACTGCGTTATAGCAGCGGAGCGGGAAACCAAGCACACGGCGTAAACGCGGGGCATGGGCCGGTAGTGGTATGGAACTGTACCCGGACCTGTAATTTAAAATGTATTCATTGTTATTCCACTTCAGACGCAAAAAAATATGAAGGTGAACTGACCACTGGGGAAGCGTTGCGTTTTATCGATCACCTGGCGGAGTTTAATGTGCCTGTTCTCTTGATTTCAGGAGGCGAACCGCTTTTAAGAAATGATCTGCCGGAACTGATTACTTTCGCGGTAAGTAAGGGCATCCGGGTGACTTTATCCTCCAACGGCACCTTGCTCAATGAGGAAAAAGCTAAAATTTTTAATAAATTGGGTATCAGTTATATTGGCGTCAGCCTTGACGGCACCGGTGCAATAAATGACCGCTTCCGGGGCTGCGGGGGTGCTTTTAACGCTGCCCTCAACGGCATCAGGAACTGCATTGCCGTGGGACAGCGGGTAGGTTTGCGCTTTACCATTAACAAGCATAATTATCATGAAATAAATGATATTTTTGACTTGATTGAAAAGGAAAATATACCACGGGTTTGCTTCTACCACTTGGTTTATACCGGCAGGGGAAGCAAAATGGTTGGGGAGGATATATCCAAGGATGAAACGCGCGCGGCCGTAAACTTGATTATTGAACGTACGGCAGACTTCCACCGGCGCGGTCTGAGGAAAGAAATTCTGACAGTGGATAATCACGCCGACGGTATTTACATATATCTTAAACTCAAAAAGACTGACCCGGCAAGAGCGGAACAGGTTTTAACGCTGCTCCGGATGAACGGCGGCAACCGCACCGGGATGGCGATCGGAGCGGTAGATTGGAACGGAAACGTACACCCAGACCAATTTACCCAAAACTTAACTTTTGGCAATGTGCGGGACAGGAAGTTCGGAGAAATATGGACCGATTACTCACAGCCTGTTTTAGCCGGACTGAAAAACCGGAAGCCGCTCCTGAAAGGTCGCTGCGCTCAATGCAAGTGGCTGGATCTCTGCAACGGCAATTTCCGGGCCCGCGCCGAAGCGGTAACCGGTGACTTCTGGGAAGCTGATCCGGCCTGTTACCTGACTGATGAAGAGATTGGACTGCAATAA
- the cobA gene encoding uroporphyrinogen-III C-methyltransferase, whose protein sequence is MYEGVVYLVGAGPGDPKLITVRGLELIKKADTIIYDRLVAPRLLAFARPGAEIIYAGKEPGCHAIKQEEICRLLAEKAGEGKVVVRLKGGDPFVFGRGGEEAEALHEAGVRFEIVPGVTSAIAAPAYAGIPATHRDYASTLAIITGNEAPLKDDSSIDWEKIATGADTLIFLMGMANLQEITQRLINGGRSSQTPAALVRWGTRPEQRTLVGTLENINEQAERSGFTNPAVIIVGEVVLLREKLKWFENKPLFGKKILVTRAREQAGALSEKIEALGGESLEFPTIKIAEPVDFASLDQSIKELNNFNWVVFTSVNGVESFFKRLRHHRKDIRELYNARLCAIGPKTREALERYGLLVEYIPGEYRAEEIAVGLRGKLTCGERVLLPRAAEARKVLPKALSEMGAVVTEVAAYRTVPAAGNSAALKEVLGRGEIDLVTFTSSSTVRYFVEMAGSPLLSATRGKFAVACIGPVTAGAARALGLQVDMVAEEYTIEGLVETIVKSQESEFRSQNSEFRSQNKSMVFYL, encoded by the coding sequence ATGTATGAAGGCGTTGTTTACCTGGTGGGCGCGGGACCCGGCGACCCGAAATTAATTACCGTACGCGGTCTTGAATTGATCAAAAAAGCCGATACAATTATATATGACCGGTTGGTGGCCCCCAGGCTCCTGGCATTTGCCCGGCCCGGGGCTGAAATTATTTATGCGGGCAAGGAACCCGGTTGCCACGCTATAAAACAGGAGGAAATATGCCGCCTGTTGGCGGAGAAAGCCGGCGAGGGGAAGGTTGTAGTCCGGCTGAAGGGAGGGGATCCCTTTGTTTTCGGCCGTGGCGGAGAGGAAGCCGAAGCTCTTCATGAGGCGGGAGTGCGTTTTGAGATTGTTCCAGGAGTGACCTCGGCCATTGCGGCGCCCGCTTATGCCGGCATTCCGGCGACTCACCGGGATTATGCGTCTACCCTGGCTATTATTACCGGAAATGAAGCCCCGTTAAAAGATGATTCCAGTATTGACTGGGAGAAAATCGCCACGGGTGCGGATACTTTAATATTTCTGATGGGTATGGCGAACTTACAGGAAATAACGCAGCGTTTAATAAATGGCGGCCGTTCTTCTCAAACACCGGCGGCGTTGGTAAGATGGGGTACGAGACCGGAGCAACGCACTCTGGTCGGAACACTGGAGAACATTAATGAGCAAGCTGAAAGATCGGGTTTCACAAACCCTGCTGTAATTATTGTGGGCGAGGTCGTTCTATTAAGGGAGAAACTGAAGTGGTTTGAAAACAAACCTCTATTTGGCAAAAAAATATTGGTAACCCGTGCGAGAGAGCAAGCCGGCGCTCTTTCAGAGAAAATTGAAGCCCTTGGCGGTGAATCACTGGAATTTCCCACTATAAAAATTGCTGAACCTGTAGATTTTGCTTCTTTGGACCAATCTATTAAAGAACTGAATAATTTTAATTGGGTAGTTTTTACAAGCGTGAACGGTGTTGAGTCTTTTTTTAAGAGGCTGCGCCACCACCGGAAAGATATACGTGAGCTCTATAACGCAAGGCTTTGCGCTATCGGACCCAAGACAAGAGAAGCGCTGGAAAGATACGGGCTTTTGGTGGAATACATACCCGGTGAATACCGGGCTGAAGAAATAGCCGTGGGGCTGCGCGGCAAACTAACATGCGGAGAGCGTGTGCTTTTGCCAAGAGCGGCGGAAGCGCGTAAAGTATTGCCAAAGGCATTAAGCGAAATGGGAGCTGTTGTGACTGAAGTTGCCGCTTATCGTACCGTGCCGGCGGCCGGCAACAGTGCCGCGTTAAAAGAAGTACTCGGACGTGGCGAGATAGATCTGGTTACCTTTACCAGTTCCTCCACCGTACGATACTTTGTTGAGATGGCCGGCAGCCCGTTGCTTAGTGCTACGCGGGGGAAATTCGCTGTCGCCTGTATCGGACCGGTTACTGCAGGCGCTGCCCGCGCATTGGGCCTTCAGGTTGACATGGTGGCGGAGGAATATACAATCGAAGGATTGGTTGAAACCATCGTTAAATCACAGGAGTCAGAATTCAGGAGTCAGAATTCAGAATTCAGGAGTCAGAATAAGAGCATGGTTTTTTATCTTTAA
- the hemC gene encoding hydroxymethylbilane synthase — protein sequence MSKEIVIGTRESRLALWQANWVKDCLQKLAPAYSFRIKGIKTLGDKNLDTALAKIGDKGLFTKELELALLRGKIDLAVHSMKDMPTILPEGLVIGAVCRRENPGDVLISRKGNKLEDLPPGAIIGTSSLRRRAQLCHYRNDFKIINLRGNVDTRLGKLESEMMDAVVLSFAGVHRLGLGDRITQLIPLEVCLPAVGQGSIGVEIRAGDEEMQNLTGKIDHHESRLAVTAERALLRKLEGGCQIPVGALGTVDNGRLLLEGVVASLDGSKLVRSSWSGSAEDAASIGVQLAEKLAQMGAGELLRSMRQENCHNV from the coding sequence ATGAGCAAAGAAATCGTTATCGGTACAAGAGAAAGCAGGCTGGCTCTTTGGCAGGCTAATTGGGTAAAAGACTGCTTGCAGAAGTTAGCGCCAGCATATAGTTTCCGGATAAAAGGTATTAAGACTCTGGGAGATAAGAATCTTGATACGGCCCTGGCAAAAATCGGAGATAAGGGGCTCTTTACGAAGGAACTGGAGCTTGCTCTGCTGCGCGGTAAAATTGATTTGGCTGTGCATAGTATGAAGGATATGCCCACTATTTTGCCGGAGGGACTGGTGATAGGAGCGGTATGCCGCAGGGAAAATCCCGGCGACGTGCTGATTTCTCGCAAAGGTAATAAACTCGAGGATTTGCCTCCGGGCGCTATTATCGGCACCAGCAGCCTCAGACGCCGCGCTCAGCTTTGTCACTACCGGAATGATTTTAAAATTATCAACCTGCGTGGCAATGTCGACACCCGCTTGGGCAAACTGGAAAGCGAAATGATGGATGCTGTCGTGCTTTCTTTCGCGGGAGTGCACCGTCTGGGACTGGGTGACAGGATTACGCAGTTGATTCCTCTCGAAGTATGCTTGCCCGCGGTGGGGCAGGGTTCTATTGGCGTGGAAATACGCGCCGGGGATGAAGAAATGCAAAACCTGACCGGTAAAATTGATCACCATGAGTCGCGCTTGGCTGTTACTGCTGAAAGGGCGCTTTTGAGGAAACTTGAAGGCGGTTGTCAGATACCGGTCGGCGCTCTTGGTACGGTTGACAACGGGCGCTTATTGCTGGAAGGAGTAGTAGCGAGTTTGGATGGCAGTAAACTTGTGCGCTCTTCCTGGTCAGGCTCGGCTGAGGATGCGGCGTCTATCGGCGTACAGTTGGCGGAAAAGCTGGCACAAATGGGTGCGGGAGAATTATTGCGGAGTATGCGGCAGGAGAATTGTCATAATGTATGA
- the hemA gene encoding glutamyl-tRNA reductase, whose translation MLIAVVGLNHRTASVKVREKLSFSGISLEKALKQLKTYPAIQGCVILSTCNRTEVYAATTEVDEGLNAIRDFLSRWSGVDVSEIINITYCHALYDAVRHLFRVAAGLDSMLLGETEILGQVRAAYLQAYDYYTTNRIINTMFQQAIAIGKRVRTETGIDRNAVSISYAAVELAKSRLGSLSSCSALIIGAGKMSELAAKHLVANGVSGIIVSNRSFDRAELLASQMAGKAVNFNELSKYLETADIVISSTAAPHCVIKTAEVSHIIERRHGREMIMIDLAVPRDIETGVGELEGVALYDVDDLEMVVDRNLAERKQAAIRAEKIIEEELSEFMKWLGTQFVIPTISALKQWGENIKRNELRHALNRLEKLSEHDQKVVCSLANSIVNQILHIPVTQLKNYALTNEGHLYTEVLQNLFCLNVPGQKTTKKTPNANTENNTGLA comes from the coding sequence GTGCTTATCGCAGTGGTAGGACTTAACCACAGAACAGCTTCGGTTAAGGTGCGGGAGAAGTTGTCATTCAGCGGTATTTCCCTGGAGAAAGCTTTGAAGCAGCTAAAAACTTATCCCGCGATACAAGGATGTGTTATTTTATCGACATGTAACCGGACTGAAGTCTACGCCGCCACGACGGAGGTGGATGAAGGGCTTAACGCCATCCGGGATTTTTTATCTCGCTGGTCTGGTGTGGATGTTTCTGAGATAATAAATATAACTTATTGTCATGCCCTTTACGACGCTGTCCGGCATCTATTCAGGGTCGCGGCAGGATTGGACTCGATGCTGCTTGGTGAGACCGAAATACTTGGCCAGGTAAGGGCGGCTTACCTGCAGGCTTATGACTATTATACGACCAACCGTATAATTAATACCATGTTTCAACAGGCTATTGCTATCGGGAAGCGCGTACGGACGGAAACAGGGATTGATAGGAATGCCGTGTCAATCAGTTATGCAGCGGTTGAGTTGGCGAAGAGCCGGCTGGGCAGCCTGTCCAGTTGTTCGGCGCTCATCATCGGCGCCGGCAAAATGAGTGAACTGGCTGCAAAACACCTTGTGGCAAACGGTGTTTCTGGTATTATTGTTTCAAACCGTTCCTTCGACCGGGCGGAGTTGCTTGCGTCACAGATGGCGGGGAAAGCGGTCAATTTTAATGAATTGTCCAAATACCTTGAAACGGCGGACATTGTAATTAGTTCTACCGCGGCTCCCCATTGTGTGATTAAAACTGCCGAAGTAAGTCATATTATCGAAAGAAGACACGGACGGGAGATGATTATGATTGACTTGGCAGTACCAAGGGATATCGAAACTGGAGTCGGCGAGCTTGAGGGAGTTGCCCTCTATGATGTTGACGACCTGGAAATGGTTGTGGATCGCAACCTGGCTGAAAGAAAACAAGCAGCCATAAGAGCTGAAAAAATAATCGAAGAAGAATTAAGTGAATTCATGAAGTGGTTGGGGACACAGTTCGTTATTCCTACAATCTCCGCTTTAAAACAGTGGGGGGAAAATATTAAAAGAAATGAGCTAAGGCACGCGTTAAACCGTTTGGAAAAGCTTTCCGAGCACGATCAAAAAGTGGTTTGCTCACTGGCCAATTCGATTGTCAATCAGATCTTGCATATACCGGTGACTCAGCTAAAAAATTATGCGTTGACCAATGAAGGACACCTTTACACCGAGGTGCTGCAAAACCTTTTTTGCCTTAACGTTCCCGGCCAAAAAACCACAAAAAAGACACCGAACGCTAATACTGAAAACAATACCGGTCTTGCCTAA
- a CDS encoding precorrin-2 dehydrogenase/sirohydrochlorin ferrochelatase family protein, translated as MGHYLISLDLSDKLCLVIGGGQVAERKVYSLIESGALVRVVGPELTPGLKDMVESGRILYRQGQYLPADLNNIFLVISATDNKEVNRQVAEDCASRNLLVNIVDTPEKCNFFVPAVVKRGGLSIAVSTSGRSPLLARKIREELETTYGLQYGEFLDLIADIRRDVINNVSDKNKKKEILENMVCDEVLDFLKSGRMDMVKERILSAYRSGRT; from the coding sequence ATGGGGCATTATCTAATATCTCTAGACTTGAGCGATAAATTATGTCTGGTTATTGGCGGTGGACAAGTAGCAGAACGTAAAGTATACTCCTTAATTGAAAGTGGCGCCTTGGTTCGGGTTGTCGGCCCGGAATTAACCCCGGGTCTCAAGGATATGGTAGAATCAGGCCGGATTCTCTACAGACAGGGGCAATACCTTCCGGCAGACTTAAATAATATTTTTCTGGTAATCAGCGCCACGGACAACAAGGAAGTAAACCGGCAGGTTGCTGAGGACTGCGCTTCCCGAAACCTGTTAGTGAACATCGTTGATACCCCGGAGAAATGCAATTTTTTCGTTCCTGCCGTAGTCAAACGGGGGGGGCTTTCCATCGCGGTATCGACCAGTGGCAGGAGTCCGTTGCTGGCCAGAAAAATACGTGAGGAACTGGAAACAACTTACGGTCTTCAATATGGTGAGTTTCTGGATTTGATCGCTGATATTCGCAGAGACGTAATTAATAATGTTTCCGACAAAAACAAGAAAAAAGAAATTCTTGAGAATATGGTTTGTGACGAAGTTTTGGATTTTCTTAAAAGCGGCAGGATGGATATGGTAAAGGAGAGAATACTTAGTGCTTATCGCAGTGGTAGGACTTAA
- a CDS encoding polyprenyl synthetase family protein — protein MLELYKGIEEDMKVVEKELQATLQAQDPFITETSTHLFYAGGKRLRPALSLLGAKFCNFKLADVIPLAVALELIHMATLIHDDVVDNSLIRRGLPTVNAKWGKATSTHIGTYLFAKSLILISQYEEKKPLITKVLSDVSVKMCEGEIRQISASFDTGQVSKDYFYRVKRKTAFLIMASVQLGAVACGADRKTYLPLRRYGNNIGMAFQITDDILDMVADQSKLGKPVGGDLRQGIITLPVIIALEKSGEKKRLVELAGKMEKSEEEVQEAIEIIRSCGAIDYSFEVVNKYLSKAKEELMALPDLPARNNLSAIADFIGIRKH, from the coding sequence ATGCTGGAGCTCTATAAAGGCATAGAAGAAGACATGAAAGTTGTAGAAAAAGAATTGCAGGCAACACTACAGGCGCAAGACCCCTTTATAACAGAAACATCCACACATCTCTTCTATGCAGGGGGCAAGCGATTGAGGCCTGCTCTAAGCTTATTGGGAGCTAAGTTTTGCAATTTTAAATTAGCAGACGTAATACCCCTGGCAGTTGCTCTGGAGCTAATCCACATGGCCACACTCATTCATGACGACGTGGTTGATAATTCATTGATCCGCAGGGGTCTTCCCACAGTAAATGCAAAATGGGGAAAGGCAACATCAACTCACATTGGAACATATCTATTCGCGAAATCATTGATCTTGATTTCCCAGTATGAAGAAAAGAAACCGCTAATCACAAAAGTTCTGTCTGATGTCAGCGTAAAAATGTGTGAAGGTGAGATCCGGCAGATTTCAGCTTCTTTTGATACCGGCCAGGTATCGAAGGATTATTTTTATAGAGTTAAACGCAAAACAGCGTTTTTGATCATGGCAAGTGTGCAACTTGGGGCGGTAGCTTGTGGGGCAGACAGAAAAACATATTTGCCTCTTCGTAGATATGGGAATAATATTGGTATGGCTTTTCAAATAACCGATGATATCCTGGATATGGTCGCCGACCAGAGCAAATTAGGCAAGCCTGTCGGTGGGGATCTACGCCAGGGAATTATCACCTTACCGGTTATTATTGCTCTTGAAAAATCCGGAGAAAAGAAACGTTTGGTGGAATTGGCGGGGAAAATGGAAAAAAGTGAAGAGGAAGTGCAGGAAGCGATTGAAATAATCAGAAGCTGTGGAGCTATTGATTATTCATTTGAAGTAGTTAATAAGTATCTGAGCAAGGCCAAAGAAGAATTGATGGCTTTGCCCGATTTGCCTGCGAGGAATAATCTTTCGGCAATCGCTGATTTTATTGGTATCAGAAAGCATTAA
- a CDS encoding DUF3231 family protein: MEQQTTIEAQGTIQEIHHHAPLTSSEIAILWRTNVYYSMLECIYKHFLNTLDAPDLRPYIEDAISMFEKRVNRTSKILKKEGPIPKGFGDEDIDLGAPRLFTDLYYYYFTLNLARIGLQLGGMNLSHSVRKDVRDFYTEALMSTTRFYNRFSEIMLEKGIYIRPPITNIYKEADVIEKQNFLRGFLGERRPLLAEEIDQLFFGIRNNELAKALATGFLQVAKSEQVRAYMVKGVEIARKLKDILSSALQKENIPVSIQSGELVTDSTIPPLSDKLMMQNVVVLIGIVNYATSIASSLRHDLIVTYTRLIGEAVNYGEDGINIMIENGWFEEPPRKIDRRELAKEPVH, translated from the coding sequence TTGGAACAACAAACAACAATAGAAGCTCAAGGTACAATACAAGAAATTCACCACCATGCTCCACTAACTTCATCCGAAATAGCAATACTTTGGCGTACAAATGTTTATTATAGTATGCTTGAGTGTATCTATAAGCATTTCCTGAATACATTGGACGCCCCAGACCTTCGTCCATATATTGAGGATGCCATATCTATGTTTGAGAAGCGGGTAAATCGAACTTCTAAAATCCTAAAGAAAGAAGGACCTATCCCAAAGGGGTTCGGAGATGAGGATATAGATTTAGGTGCTCCGAGGTTGTTCACGGATCTATATTATTATTACTTTACCCTTAATTTGGCTCGGATTGGACTCCAACTCGGCGGTATGAACTTATCCCATTCAGTTCGTAAGGATGTTCGGGACTTCTATACAGAAGCTCTTATGTCAACAACGAGGTTCTATAACCGGTTTTCTGAAATAATGCTGGAAAAGGGAATTTATATTCGGCCACCCATTACGAATATTTACAAGGAAGCAGATGTGATAGAAAAACAGAACTTTTTACGCGGGTTCTTAGGTGAACGAAGACCTCTTCTTGCTGAAGAAATAGATCAACTTTTTTTTGGGATTAGAAATAACGAGTTGGCAAAAGCCTTAGCAACTGGTTTTTTGCAAGTCGCTAAATCAGAACAGGTTCGAGCATACATGGTAAAAGGTGTGGAGATCGCTAGGAAACTCAAGGATATATTAAGTTCAGCTCTGCAAAAGGAAAACATTCCGGTCTCAATACAGTCCGGCGAATTGGTCACGGACTCAACTATACCACCGTTATCTGACAAATTAATGATGCAAAATGTGGTTGTGTTAATCGGTATCGTGAACTATGCAACTTCCATTGCATCAAGCTTGAGACATGACCTCATCGTAACTTATACCCGGTTGATTGGCGAGGCTGTGAACTACGGGGAGGATGGGATAAACATTATGATAGAGAATGGCTGGTTCGAGGAACCTCCACGCAAAATAGACCGGCGGGAACTGGCTAAGGAACCGGTACATTAA